The Chryseobacterium aureum genome contains a region encoding:
- a CDS encoding MFS transporter, translating into MKIDKRIIPLAIGGLGIGTTEFTVMGLLPDIAKTLQITIPQAGHLISAYAMGVVIGAPILIGYSVKFPPKKVLMAFMILFTLFNGLSAIAPGYNSMLVIRFMSGLPHGAFFGVGTVVASRMAGKGKEAFYISMMFTGLTVANLAMVPLVTYIGHTFHWRLYFAIVALIGLLAILFLKLWLPAMESNQNTHFMEELKFLKNKQSWLVLAITAIGFGGLFTWLSYITPLMTVVAGIKSSQMAYVMVLAGAGMVVGNLVGGIVSDKLGPEKTCALLIFLMMISLGGVFFLAEYKNIALILTFMCGALSMSIASPINIMMMKAAPKSEMMAAAFMQAGFNIANAMGAFLGGIPLEYGYSFNYPSLVGVGMTFIGVVISVRYMYLYGSRAQNEEEAAPECVSCDQ; encoded by the coding sequence ATGAAGATTGATAAAAGAATAATACCACTGGCAATAGGTGGTTTAGGGATAGGAACTACAGAATTTACGGTGATGGGGCTGTTGCCGGATATTGCCAAGACATTACAGATTACCATTCCGCAAGCCGGACATTTAATTTCTGCATATGCCATGGGAGTCGTAATAGGGGCACCCATTCTGATTGGGTATTCCGTAAAATTTCCACCCAAAAAAGTACTGATGGCTTTCATGATCCTTTTTACCCTGTTTAATGGACTTTCTGCTATTGCTCCCGGGTACAACAGTATGCTGGTGATCCGTTTTATGTCCGGACTTCCTCACGGAGCATTCTTCGGAGTGGGAACGGTAGTCGCTTCAAGAATGGCAGGAAAAGGAAAAGAGGCATTTTATATTTCCATGATGTTTACAGGGCTCACGGTTGCCAATCTGGCAATGGTCCCTCTGGTTACGTATATCGGGCATACCTTCCACTGGAGACTGTATTTTGCTATTGTAGCCTTAATCGGACTTTTGGCCATCTTGTTTTTAAAGCTTTGGCTTCCCGCAATGGAGTCCAACCAAAACACGCATTTCATGGAAGAACTGAAATTCCTTAAAAATAAACAGTCATGGCTGGTCCTGGCGATTACGGCAATCGGATTTGGAGGATTGTTCACATGGCTAAGCTACATCACCCCTTTAATGACTGTTGTTGCCGGAATCAAGAGTAGCCAGATGGCCTATGTGATGGTTCTTGCCGGAGCAGGAATGGTAGTAGGAAACCTGGTTGGAGGTATTGTTTCAGACAAATTAGGGCCAGAAAAAACCTGCGCACTTCTGATTTTCCTGATGATGATTTCTCTTGGAGGCGTTTTCTTCCTTGCAGAATATAAAAATATTGCTTTGATACTGACCTTTATGTGCGGTGCTTTATCCATGTCTATTGCTTCACCTATCAATATTATGATGATGAAGGCTGCCCCGAAAAGTGAAATGATGGCTGCCGCTTTTATGCAGGCCGGTTTTAATATTGCCAATGCAATGGGAGCTTTCCTGGGCGGAATCCCTTTAGAATATGGGTATTCGTTCAATTATCCTTCACTGGTAGGGGTTGGGATGACTTTTATTGGAGTGGTTATCAGTGTAAGATATATGTATCTGTATGGTTCCAGGGCGCAAAATGAGGAAGAAGCTGCTCCGGAGTGTGTGTCTTGTGATCAATAA
- the lipA gene encoding lipoyl synthase produces the protein MENSVQDTTVQKPKWIRVKLPTGKNYRELRTLVDKYKLNTICQSGSCPNMGECWGEGTATFMILGNICTRSCGFCGVKTGKPLDVNWDEPEKVARSIKLMKIKHAVLTSVDRDDLKDMGSILWGETVNAVRRISPGTTMETLIPDFQGLTKHLDRLVYVAPEVISHNMETVKRLTREVRIQAKYERSLEVLRYLKEAGQRRTKTGVMLGLGETKDEVFQTIEDIRNANVDVITLGQYLQPTKKHLPVKKFITPEEFDEFGDFARSLGFRHVESSPLVRSSYHAEKHIH, from the coding sequence ATGGAAAATTCAGTTCAAGACACTACCGTTCAAAAACCAAAATGGATCCGCGTAAAACTTCCTACCGGAAAGAATTACAGAGAGCTGAGAACATTGGTTGATAAATATAAATTAAATACCATTTGCCAAAGCGGAAGCTGCCCGAATATGGGAGAATGCTGGGGGGAAGGTACAGCTACTTTCATGATTTTAGGAAATATCTGTACCAGAAGCTGTGGATTCTGCGGCGTAAAAACAGGAAAACCGCTGGATGTCAACTGGGACGAACCTGAAAAAGTGGCAAGATCCATCAAATTAATGAAGATCAAACACGCTGTTCTTACTTCTGTAGACCGTGATGATCTGAAAGATATGGGATCTATTCTTTGGGGAGAAACCGTGAATGCTGTAAGAAGAATCTCACCGGGAACCACCATGGAAACACTGATTCCGGATTTTCAGGGGCTTACAAAACACCTTGACAGATTGGTATATGTAGCTCCGGAAGTGATCTCTCACAACATGGAAACGGTAAAACGTCTTACCAGGGAAGTAAGAATACAGGCGAAATACGAAAGAAGCCTTGAAGTGCTAAGATACCTTAAAGAAGCCGGACAGAGAAGAACCAAAACAGGCGTTATGCTGGGATTGGGAGAAACTAAAGATGAGGTCTTCCAGACCATTGAAGATATCAGAAATGCCAACGTAGACGTAATTACTCTTGGACAATATCTGCAGCCGACTAAAAAACACCTGCCGGTAAAGAAATTTATCACTCCTGAAGAATTTGATGAGTTCGGAGATTTTGCAAGAAGCTTAGGTTTCAGACACGTTGAAAGTTCTCCGTTGGTGAGAAGTTCTTACCACGCAGAAAAACATATTCACTAA
- a CDS encoding AraC family transcriptional regulator: protein MKIQKEIIEFEKGKSFKLFSPSLKNCFFWHYHPEIELVYVEAVNGIRHVGKNISGFADSDLLLIGSNVPHLNFDYGIQTECRQLVVQMRESFLQDIIFPVPEFDRIKSLLERSYLGLSFSGETKSTVVEKLQMIKNKNSFESLMALIEILQILADSTEVKELNKEDTRIKWFLNDKIRMGTIYDYIHENYDRKPNVNEVAKVVSLSTPAFCRYFKKQTNMTFTDFVNNYRINQAKIFLLKDQSVTEVCFQVGFESLSYFNKLFKQHTGETPSEFKKKHFRPIEINGRIGVITKDTTC from the coding sequence ATGAAAATCCAGAAAGAAATTATTGAGTTTGAAAAAGGGAAATCCTTCAAGCTATTTTCCCCTTCTCTTAAAAATTGTTTTTTCTGGCATTACCATCCGGAAATTGAGCTGGTGTATGTAGAGGCAGTGAATGGAATCCGCCATGTTGGAAAAAACATCTCCGGTTTTGCAGACAGTGATCTGCTACTGATTGGTTCGAACGTACCTCATCTTAATTTTGATTACGGGATTCAGACCGAATGCAGGCAGCTGGTAGTACAGATGAGGGAAAGCTTTCTTCAGGACATTATTTTTCCTGTTCCTGAATTTGACCGTATTAAAAGCCTTTTGGAACGTTCTTATCTTGGACTTTCATTTTCCGGGGAAACTAAAAGCACTGTAGTGGAAAAGCTGCAGATGATTAAAAATAAAAATTCTTTTGAATCTCTGATGGCACTGATTGAGATTCTGCAGATCCTGGCAGATTCTACAGAAGTAAAAGAACTTAATAAAGAAGATACGCGGATCAAGTGGTTTTTGAATGATAAAATCAGAATGGGAACAATCTACGATTACATCCATGAAAATTACGACCGAAAACCCAATGTGAATGAAGTGGCCAAGGTGGTGAGCCTGAGCACTCCTGCCTTCTGCCGGTATTTTAAAAAGCAGACCAATATGACATTTACTGATTTTGTCAATAATTACAGGATCAATCAGGCTAAAATATTCCTGCTGAAAGATCAGTCTGTAACGGAAGTATGTTTTCAGGTAGGCTTTGAAAGTCTTTCATATTTTAATAAACTGTTCAAGCAGCATACGGGAGAAACCCCTTCTGAGTTTAAGAAGAAACATTTCAGACCAATTGAAATTAATGGGCGGATTGGAGTGATTACAAAGGATACGACTTGCTAA
- a CDS encoding SpoIIAA family protein, with translation MITIIPEAPDNVAAFNATGEVTKEDFERLVIPRVKEKVEQFGELNYLLYLDTELGNFTAGAWLEDLLLGLKNLANWNRAAIVTDKEGIQNFTSIFSVLMPGEFKSFPKENLYNALYWCKNGDEVEV, from the coding sequence ATGATAACAATTATTCCAGAAGCTCCGGACAATGTTGCAGCATTTAATGCAACGGGAGAAGTAACGAAAGAGGATTTTGAAAGACTGGTAATTCCGCGTGTAAAAGAGAAGGTAGAGCAATTCGGTGAACTCAACTATTTATTATATTTGGATACCGAACTGGGTAATTTTACCGCAGGAGCATGGCTTGAAGATTTATTATTAGGCTTGAAAAACCTTGCCAACTGGAATCGGGCGGCCATCGTAACAGATAAGGAAGGCATACAGAATTTCACAAGCATTTTCAGTGTTCTGATGCCGGGAGAGTTTAAATCTTTCCCTAAAGAGAATTTATACAACGCGCTCTACTGGTGCAAAAATGGAGATGAAGTAGAGGTGTAA